The DNA segment TCATAATGATGTTCATGCCCAGCCCGGCGCACTGTATAGAGAATTCCCTGCCCAGCCCGGCACTCGCGCCTGTAATCAATGTATACCTGCTCATCTCAGTGGTCTGCTTTCTTCAAAATAAACACTCAGATATTGTTGTACCTTCTTTAAGGAATCGCGGTCAGCACCCACCTTAAAATCTGAATCCTTATAGCTAAAATTTGCTATAAAATGCCTGATGTTCAAACATACAAATCGTTTTCCTATATAATGATGGATGCCTGTTACATCCGCCTTATCTATTCCCGAAAGGGTTTTTCTGCACAGGTATTCCAGCAATTGTATATTGATATCGTCCAGCTCATCCAGTACCGCATACTCGGCAAGCGACCTCATCAGGCTGTTGATCATCAGCAGTTCCATCCAGCTGCAGCCAAAACCGTAATGTGTACAGGCTTTACGCTGTACCACATACTGCTCTACCAGTTCCTTACCCAGATAGGCCTGTTCTATTTTTTCCAGAAAATCAACCAGCAGGTTTGAAGCATCTGTAGCTTGCAGCTCATAATCAACTACCACACTGATAATTTTTCTCACTGTGCCATGCAATGCGATAAGATCAGACAGCTCACCAGAGAGCCTGATCCCTGATCCGTTTTCAAAAAGACAACTCTTTAACATAATGTGCTTATTTGTACCCTGCAAAACTGTACATATATTTACCGGGGAAAAACAAATAAAAGACGAGCCGTCAATATTTCAGCCTGAGTTGTAAAAAAAGAGTACTCAAAAGAAATTGGCCTTAAAAGAGAAACGGGAATAAAGTCGGAGAGACTATTCCCGTTTATAAGGTCGATCCACCACAGATCAACCTAAACCAAACTAAACCGATACGATAAGAACAAATAACATGCCAAAAAAACAAAACCCCAAAATTCCCCTGTTTTCATCTTCAGCCTGACATACAGATGTCAGATAACTGATCATAAAACCATAATTTTGTCTACAATTGTTAACGCTGCTACAATTCTCCTATGAAAACAATAAAAATTCCTCCATTGCCCGCTGTACTCCTGGCCATCATCAGTGTACAGGGTGGTGCGGCAATCGCCAAAGGCTTATTCCCACTGCTTGGCGCTGCGGGCACTGCTTCTGTAAGGATA comes from the Pedobacter heparinus DSM 2366 genome and includes:
- a CDS encoding DUF6904 family protein, whose translation is MLKSCLFENGSGIRLSGELSDLIALHGTVRKIISVVVDYELQATDASNLLVDFLEKIEQAYLGKELVEQYVVQRKACTHYGFGCSWMELLMINSLMRSLAEYAVLDELDDINIQLLEYLCRKTLSGIDKADVTGIHHYIGKRFVCLNIRHFIANFSYKDSDFKVGADRDSLKKVQQYLSVYFEESRPLR